A portion of the Bdellovibrio bacteriovorus genome contains these proteins:
- a CDS encoding FxsA family protein, with translation MVMIPFPMVIAEFLIFFFAVKQWGFLNTLGLYLLPCLLGFVIVSVVGRLAMYNLQNSMRGGQLPGNQLLSSGAVFISGILFLVPSFFARVLAVILFLPGLRHLAIWKFKSFLAKKMAQGSGGFQFGGPFGFGGGTGGFRTYQYRTRNHGFDEPSAGEREVREANVLDVTPIKVTHEEKKNETPE, from the coding sequence ATGGTCATGATTCCTTTTCCCATGGTGATTGCCGAATTTTTGATTTTCTTTTTCGCCGTGAAACAATGGGGCTTTTTAAATACGCTCGGACTTTATTTGTTGCCATGCTTATTGGGTTTCGTGATCGTTTCTGTGGTGGGCCGTTTGGCGATGTACAACCTGCAAAATTCTATGCGCGGTGGGCAGCTTCCGGGGAATCAATTGCTCAGTTCGGGCGCGGTGTTTATATCCGGGATTCTTTTTTTAGTGCCGTCTTTTTTTGCGCGGGTTTTAGCCGTGATTTTATTTTTGCCCGGTCTTCGTCATTTGGCGATTTGGAAATTTAAATCTTTCTTGGCCAAAAAGATGGCGCAAGGTTCTGGCGGATTCCAATTTGGTGGACCTTTTGGTTTTGGCGGTGGCACCGGGGGCTTTAGGACTTATCAGTATCGCACCCGCAATCATGGGTTTGACGAACCTTCCGCGGGTGAACGCGAGGTGCGTGAAGCCAATGTTTTAGATGTCACCCCAATCAAAGTGACTCATGAAGAGAAAAAAAACGAAACGCCAGAATAA
- a CDS encoding exodeoxyribonuclease III, whose amino-acid sequence MKIISWNVNGIRATYKKGLMDFVRSEKPDIFCVQETKAHIDQVEEEAKKLGWNHSYWSSAVKKGYSGVATFTNDEPKHVQFHFNDIPEYESEGRIVMTDHGPFDLYNIYFPNGGSGIERHNFKQKFLKDLNHHLKEKLATGRQVVVVGDYNVAHEAIDVHDPIRLSKESGFLPEERAWFDDFLDLGFIDTFRYLKSSEAKRYSWWDMRTFARVSNKGWRIDYICISKGLEKNLVSADILDQVQGSDHCPVVANFEF is encoded by the coding sequence GTGAAAATCATCTCTTGGAACGTGAATGGAATTCGCGCTACTTACAAAAAAGGATTGATGGATTTTGTTCGGTCGGAAAAACCAGATATTTTCTGCGTTCAAGAAACCAAGGCTCACATTGATCAGGTCGAGGAGGAGGCCAAGAAGTTGGGCTGGAATCACTCTTACTGGTCTTCAGCGGTTAAAAAGGGTTATTCAGGTGTGGCCACGTTCACCAATGACGAGCCCAAACATGTTCAGTTTCACTTTAATGATATTCCTGAGTATGAATCTGAAGGCCGTATTGTAATGACGGATCATGGGCCCTTTGATTTGTATAATATTTATTTTCCTAATGGGGGCTCAGGAATTGAGCGCCATAACTTCAAGCAAAAATTTTTAAAAGATCTGAATCATCACTTGAAAGAAAAGCTGGCGACCGGTCGTCAAGTTGTGGTGGTGGGGGATTACAACGTGGCTCATGAGGCCATTGACGTTCATGACCCGATTCGTCTTTCCAAAGAAAGCGGCTTTTTACCTGAAGAGCGCGCGTGGTTTGATGATTTCTTGGATTTGGGTTTTATCGACACCTTCCGTTATTTGAAATCTTCAGAGGCGAAGCGTTATTCATGGTGGGATATGCGCACATTTGCCCGCGTTTCTAATAAGGGTTGGAGAATTGATTACATTTGTATTTCAAAAGGGCTTGAGAAAAATCTGGTCTCCGCAGATATTCTGGACCAAGTTCAAGGCTCGGATCACTGCCCGGTGGTAGCGAATTTTGAGTTTTAG
- a CDS encoding peroxiredoxin, whose translation MPMINHIAPNFTSQAVFDSGEVKEISLNDYKGEWVVLFFYPLDFTFVCPTELTQFREHLPEFEKAGAVVMGCSVDSVHSHKRWLRDDLGNLGYPLLADLTKRIARDYGVLIEDRGIATRATFIIDPDQKIQYMGIHNTSVGRDAKEILRVLQGCQTGELCQAGWKKGDMHITPLK comes from the coding sequence ATGCCAATGATTAATCACATCGCGCCTAACTTTACCTCTCAGGCCGTCTTTGATTCGGGAGAGGTTAAAGAAATCTCCTTAAATGATTATAAAGGCGAATGGGTTGTGTTGTTTTTCTATCCTTTGGATTTTACCTTCGTTTGCCCCACGGAATTGACGCAATTCCGCGAACACCTGCCAGAGTTTGAAAAAGCTGGCGCCGTTGTTATGGGCTGCAGCGTGGACTCTGTTCATTCGCACAAACGTTGGTTGCGCGATGATCTTGGAAACTTGGGCTACCCTCTTTTAGCGGATCTTACAAAACGCATTGCTCGCGATTACGGTGTTTTGATTGAAGACCGCGGCATCGCGACGCGCGCCACTTTCATCATCGATCCAGACCAAAAAATTCAATACATGGGAATTCACAACACTTCTGTCGGACGCGACGCTAAAGAAATCTTGCGTGTGCTGCAAGGGTGCCAAACAGGCGAATTATGCCAAGCCGGTTGGAAAAAAGGTGATATGCACATCACCCCATTAAAGTAA
- a CDS encoding alpha/beta hydrolase, protein MITTSLFKHKFIPAKKKSDNLMIVLHGRGDSIKPFSSFNEELNIPEMNYLLLNAPRKFMDGYTWYGEPPYQGNGVLKIREKLFDLLNDLENQGWDSKKIFFFGFSQGCLISADVGLNYPKKLAGVVGISGYFNFYPRWRTNLSQEAMKTPWMFTHGHQDDVLPLEETKYGVEKLKDAGLKVSWVEMEKEHTLEEEEYPIIRKWVREQLKGLS, encoded by the coding sequence ATGATCACGACGTCCTTATTTAAGCATAAGTTCATCCCCGCTAAGAAAAAGTCAGACAATCTGATGATTGTTTTGCATGGTCGCGGGGACAGCATTAAGCCGTTTTCTTCGTTTAACGAAGAGCTGAACATTCCCGAGATGAATTATCTTTTACTGAATGCTCCACGTAAATTTATGGATGGTTATACTTGGTATGGGGAACCTCCCTATCAAGGCAATGGCGTGCTTAAAATTCGCGAAAAGCTGTTTGATCTTTTAAATGATCTTGAAAATCAAGGTTGGGATTCTAAAAAGATTTTCTTTTTCGGTTTTTCCCAAGGCTGCCTGATCAGTGCGGATGTGGGTTTAAATTATCCAAAAAAACTAGCGGGTGTGGTGGGTATCAGTGGATATTTTAATTTCTATCCACGCTGGCGCACCAATCTGTCTCAAGAGGCGATGAAAACGCCGTGGATGTTCACTCATGGCCATCAAGATGATGTTTTGCCATTAGAAGAAACCAAGTACGGCGTTGAAAAGTTAAAAGACGCAGGCCTTAAAGTATCTTGGGTTGAAATGGAAAAAGAGCACACGCTAGAAGAAGAAGAGTACCCGATCATCCGGAAGTGGGTGCGTGAGCAACTTAAAGGGCTTAGCTAA
- a CDS encoding S41 family peptidase — MLITSPRFFRISLLVLTLGVVLTAWRVEEEKSRLKTVEEYWAETGLSSSSLMDLIDGQVCATSERYFLACVNAITNVAGRFDLGLNAEGKLVPLSQSLSKSKNSEKAQLEPWKKLFRGDLNKAQSISFESSWKELEANYFSPEQKAMMVGLGLNGFISVFRDPHTYFMPVSQFKEVVSKADNRSTSLGMSLALSGDEHVVRKVIEGSPAKRSGVLKGDVLISINGESVKDMTQARVYELLRGEIGDRTTIFIRRGDTEKKFRLLRREITVATVSTRIIDGIKPIAVIGVNKFAKGACLKVKESLGIAQRAGVRGLLLDLRDNPGGQMEEAACVTSLFVGAEKRIFEIRYLESGKKAEAYYGGEEKVTDLPLAVLVNASSASAAEIVAGSLRDFGRGVLVGERTFGKGSFQEGEYWSQNKNIALFETKGFYYLPSGRSPQMKGLEPDVAVNFDRIDVVRESDQFVNPLKAPERKVQNVAKMYEESKCLQIEDGVPVDDAQLSRAREILFCTNNVARAGL, encoded by the coding sequence GTGCTTATTACTTCACCGCGATTTTTCAGAATCTCATTGTTAGTGCTGACCCTGGGGGTGGTTCTAACAGCTTGGCGGGTTGAGGAGGAGAAATCCAGACTTAAAACCGTGGAGGAGTATTGGGCCGAAACGGGCCTAAGTTCATCGTCTTTGATGGACCTGATTGATGGTCAAGTTTGTGCGACTTCCGAGCGCTATTTCTTAGCCTGCGTGAATGCAATTACCAACGTGGCAGGTCGCTTTGATCTGGGCTTAAATGCCGAAGGCAAGCTTGTTCCTTTAAGCCAATCCCTTTCAAAATCAAAAAATTCTGAAAAAGCGCAACTCGAGCCGTGGAAAAAGCTTTTCCGCGGAGACCTAAACAAAGCGCAAAGCATTTCCTTTGAAAGTTCGTGGAAAGAACTAGAAGCCAACTATTTTTCGCCTGAACAAAAAGCGATGATGGTGGGCCTGGGTTTGAACGGATTTATTTCTGTTTTCCGTGATCCGCACACCTATTTCATGCCGGTATCGCAATTCAAAGAGGTGGTATCGAAGGCGGACAATCGTTCGACATCCCTGGGTATGAGCTTAGCTTTGTCTGGTGACGAGCATGTTGTACGCAAAGTGATCGAGGGCAGTCCGGCGAAGCGTTCGGGTGTGCTTAAAGGTGATGTTTTGATTTCGATCAATGGCGAGTCGGTCAAAGATATGACCCAAGCGCGCGTGTATGAACTTTTGCGCGGGGAGATCGGGGATCGCACGACGATCTTTATTCGTCGTGGGGACACAGAAAAGAAGTTTCGTTTATTGCGACGTGAAATCACCGTGGCGACAGTTTCAACTCGCATCATTGATGGGATTAAACCTATTGCGGTGATTGGCGTAAATAAATTTGCAAAAGGCGCCTGCCTGAAAGTGAAAGAATCTTTGGGTATTGCACAAAGAGCCGGCGTCCGTGGATTGTTATTGGATTTGCGTGACAATCCTGGTGGCCAAATGGAAGAAGCGGCTTGCGTGACAAGTCTTTTTGTTGGTGCTGAAAAACGGATCTTTGAAATCCGTTACCTAGAGTCCGGCAAAAAAGCGGAGGCCTATTACGGTGGTGAAGAAAAAGTCACCGATTTGCCTTTAGCGGTTTTGGTGAACGCTTCTTCAGCCAGTGCGGCGGAAATCGTGGCGGGATCTTTAAGAGATTTCGGTCGGGGTGTCCTTGTGGGTGAAAGAACTTTTGGCAAAGGTTCTTTCCAAGAGGGCGAATACTGGTCACAGAATAAAAATATCGCCCTTTTTGAAACCAAAGGTTTCTATTACCTGCCATCAGGAAGATCACCACAAATGAAGGGTTTAGAGCCTGACGTGGCGGTTAACTTTGATCGCATCGATGTGGTTCGCGAGTCAGATCAGTTTGTGAATCCATTAAAAGCCCCGGAACGTAAAGTTCAAAACGTGGCTAAGATGTATGAAGAATCAAAGTGTTTACAGATTGAAGACGGGGTGCCAGTGGACGACGCCCAGCTTTCACGCGCAAGAGAAATTTTATTTTGTACGAATAATGTGGCAAGAGCAGGTTTATGA
- the rfaD gene encoding ADP-glyceromanno-heptose 6-epimerase codes for MIIVTGANGFIGSVMVWELNQKGLTDIVAVDSVGLHERNLLKKRQITKFLGKDELWSFLDTPEAQLKVTWIIHMGACSSTTETNKEFLWENNTYYTQRIFEWCAKFKKSMIYASSAATYGAGELGFDDTTDSEKLRPLNLYGESKVLFDRWAVKQTTTPPHWYGLKFFNVFGPNEYHKESMSSVAFKAYNQIKDNGALGLFKSANPEYKDGEFMRDFVYVKDVTGWMMELMEKKPANGIYNMGFGKPRSWLDLASAVFTAMKKDMKINWLEMPENIRGQYQYFTEAKTDKWKAAGMSPSKWPLEKAVADYVQNYLSKDDPSL; via the coding sequence ATGATTATAGTTACAGGCGCCAATGGCTTTATCGGCAGTGTGATGGTGTGGGAATTAAACCAAAAAGGACTTACTGACATCGTCGCTGTGGACTCTGTGGGCCTTCATGAACGCAACCTTCTTAAAAAGCGCCAGATCACTAAGTTTTTAGGCAAAGATGAACTTTGGTCTTTTCTGGACACCCCGGAAGCACAGCTCAAAGTTACTTGGATCATCCATATGGGGGCCTGTTCTTCCACCACCGAAACCAATAAAGAGTTTCTTTGGGAAAATAACACTTACTACACCCAACGTATTTTTGAATGGTGCGCGAAGTTTAAAAAATCGATGATCTATGCTTCCAGTGCCGCCACTTACGGAGCGGGCGAGCTAGGCTTTGACGACACCACCGATTCAGAAAAATTGCGTCCACTCAATCTTTACGGCGAATCCAAAGTTCTTTTCGATCGCTGGGCCGTCAAACAAACCACCACGCCTCCGCATTGGTACGGTTTAAAATTTTTCAATGTCTTTGGTCCCAATGAGTACCACAAAGAGTCTATGTCGAGCGTTGCCTTCAAAGCCTACAACCAAATCAAAGACAATGGCGCTTTGGGATTATTTAAATCCGCAAATCCAGAATACAAAGACGGCGAATTTATGCGCGATTTCGTTTATGTCAAAGACGTCACCGGTTGGATGATGGAATTGATGGAAAAAAAACCCGCCAACGGAATTTACAATATGGGGTTTGGTAAACCTCGCTCTTGGTTGGATTTAGCCAGTGCTGTTTTCACAGCGATGAAAAAAGACATGAAGATCAACTGGCTTGAAATGCCTGAAAATATCCGCGGTCAATATCAATACTTCACCGAGGCAAAAACGGATAAATGGAAAGCCGCAGGCATGAGTCCTTCAAAATGGCCTTTGGAAAAAGCCGTCGCGGATTACG